A genomic window from Chlorobium phaeobacteroides DSM 266 includes:
- a CDS encoding NCS2 family permease, with protein MQSYFNFQEHRTSYRQEFLAGITTFFTLSYIIIVNPAILAAAGIPKGASMTATILTAIFGTLLMGVYAKRPFAVAPYMGENAFIAYTVVQTLGYSWQTAMAAIFISGVLFTLITLAGLRGWLAKAIPGSLKHSFSAGIGLFLAFLGLGNMGIVTLGVPGAPVQLGNIAQLPVLLSLGGLLVTAVLLIQRITGAILAGMVVTTAAFLLTSLIPLPQTLFSMPPSIEPIFMKIDIRGAWTWGFAGVITSVLVMDFVDTMGTLFGLSSRANLLDEEDNLPEIEKPMLVDALSTIAASLFGTTTAGVYIESAAGIEQGGKTGFTALVVAALFALSLFFSPVLTIVPPFAYGPALVLVGMFMLHSVTKFNFSDYSELLPAFLTVALIIFTFNIGVGITAGFISYTVLKLFTGRAGEVHPGMWILALLSFTFYLFYPYH; from the coding sequence ATGCAATCCTACTTTAATTTTCAGGAACATCGCACCAGTTACCGGCAGGAATTTCTTGCCGGCATCACGACATTTTTCACCCTTTCCTACATCATCATCGTCAATCCGGCAATTCTTGCCGCTGCGGGCATTCCAAAAGGCGCTTCGATGACGGCAACCATCCTTACGGCGATCTTTGGTACGCTCCTGATGGGCGTCTATGCAAAGCGCCCCTTTGCCGTAGCCCCCTATATGGGAGAGAATGCCTTTATTGCTTACACCGTGGTCCAGACGCTCGGCTACTCATGGCAGACTGCCATGGCGGCCATTTTTATCAGCGGAGTGCTGTTTACCCTTATAACGCTCGCCGGACTGCGCGGATGGCTGGCCAAAGCCATTCCCGGATCGCTCAAACACAGTTTTTCAGCCGGGATCGGCCTTTTTCTCGCCTTTCTCGGTCTTGGCAACATGGGAATCGTCACGCTCGGAGTACCCGGCGCTCCGGTTCAACTGGGCAATATTGCACAACTCCCGGTACTCCTGAGCCTCGGAGGGTTGCTTGTTACTGCCGTACTGCTTATCCAGCGTATAACCGGAGCTATTCTTGCCGGTATGGTTGTTACGACAGCGGCATTTCTTCTGACGAGCCTTATTCCGCTCCCTCAAACACTTTTCAGCATGCCGCCGTCGATTGAACCGATTTTCATGAAAATCGACATCAGGGGAGCATGGACATGGGGATTTGCCGGTGTAATCACCAGTGTCCTCGTCATGGATTTTGTCGATACCATGGGCACGCTTTTCGGATTGTCGTCCAGAGCCAACCTTCTTGATGAAGAGGACAATCTTCCGGAAATCGAAAAGCCAATGCTCGTGGATGCGCTTTCAACCATTGCAGCATCACTTTTCGGAACAACAACGGCTGGCGTCTATATCGAGTCGGCGGCAGGCATCGAACAGGGTGGAAAAACAGGTTTTACTGCGCTTGTTGTAGCCGCACTTTTTGCCCTTTCCCTGTTTTTTTCACCAGTACTGACCATCGTACCTCCTTTCGCCTACGGCCCCGCTCTGGTTCTTGTCGGTATGTTCATGCTGCACTCTGTCACAAAATTCAACTTCAGCGACTACAGTGAGCTCCTGCCCGCATTCCTCACCGTGGCATTGATTATTTTCACCTTCAACATCGGTGTCGGCATTACCGCGGGCTTTATATCCTACACCGTACTCAAACTTTTTACCGGCAGGGCAGGAGAGGTGCATCCGGGCATGTGGATCCTTGCACTGCTCTCATTTACCTTTTATCTTTTCTACCCATACCATTAA
- a CDS encoding nitrilase-related carbon-nitrogen hydrolase, with the protein MCAKLRIAQTDCTLANFDENLARHCALTEEAIRDGADAIAFPELSLTGYNVQDAAQDMAMHLHDERMKPLRELSSRICIICGGIELSDDYGVFNSAFMFEDGRAESVHRKIYLPTYGMFEELRYFSAGKHIQAVNSKRLGRIGIAICEDFWHVSVPYLLAHQGAKLLIVMMSSPLRMSPGSGTPEIVSKWQNISCTYAFLFSSYVATINRTGNEDSFTYWGNSSVTGPDGTIIAEAPLFKEMVMDANIDFSAVKRARLESSHFLDEDLRLIAAELEASIKRSRS; encoded by the coding sequence ATGTGCGCAAAACTGCGGATAGCCCAGACCGACTGCACCCTTGCCAATTTTGATGAAAATCTTGCACGGCACTGCGCCCTGACTGAAGAGGCAATCCGGGATGGAGCGGATGCCATTGCCTTCCCTGAACTCTCACTCACGGGGTACAATGTTCAGGATGCCGCACAGGACATGGCGATGCACCTGCACGACGAAAGGATGAAGCCTCTACGCGAACTCAGCAGCAGAATCTGCATCATCTGCGGAGGAATTGAGCTCAGCGATGACTACGGCGTCTTCAACTCGGCATTCATGTTTGAGGATGGCCGGGCAGAAAGCGTTCACCGTAAAATCTATCTCCCCACCTACGGCATGTTCGAAGAGCTCCGGTACTTTTCAGCAGGAAAGCATATTCAGGCTGTAAACTCCAAAAGGTTGGGGAGAATCGGCATCGCAATCTGTGAAGATTTCTGGCACGTCTCCGTTCCCTACCTGCTTGCGCATCAAGGCGCAAAGCTGCTGATCGTCATGATGTCAAGCCCTCTGAGGATGTCGCCGGGAAGCGGAACTCCCGAAATAGTCAGCAAATGGCAGAATATTTCCTGTACCTATGCTTTTTTGTTCAGCAGTTACGTTGCCACCATCAACCGCACAGGCAATGAAGACAGTTTCACCTACTGGGGCAACTCCTCCGTCACCGGGCCGGATGGAACAATCATTGCAGAAGCGCCGCTTTTTAAAGAGATGGTCATGGACGCGAATATTGATTTTTCCGCTGTTAAACGGGCACGCCTTGAGTCCTCTCACTTTCTTGACGAGGATCTCAGACTTATTGCAGCCGAACTGGAAGCGAGTATCAAACGATCACGGTCATAA
- the ispE gene encoding 4-(cytidine 5'-diphospho)-2-C-methyl-D-erythritol kinase produces MDHLSVKSFAKINLGLLITGKRKDGYHTLETIFAPINWYDTIGFSDSDVISMSCSNIDLPVDDNNLCIRAARALQQSASCSKGAAMNLQKVVPFGAGLGGGSSDAATVLRVLNELWKINVSSAELHELAVKLGADVPYFLEMKGLAFARGIGDELEDLGLTLPFHVVTVFPEEHISTVWAYKNFYQKFDRPVPDLRLLLQRLCLDGDRSVLGAFENDFEPAVFDHYPKVRVVKESLLDAGSFYASLSGSGSAVFGLFDTLENAAGAVCAMQQKGYRVTLTPPGFSMEAQAGSRL; encoded by the coding sequence ATGGATCATCTTTCAGTAAAATCATTTGCCAAAATCAATCTCGGCCTTCTCATAACCGGTAAACGCAAGGACGGCTATCATACGCTTGAGACGATTTTTGCGCCAATCAACTGGTATGATACCATCGGATTTTCCGATTCCGACGTGATTTCAATGAGCTGCTCAAACATCGATCTTCCTGTTGACGACAATAATCTCTGCATCAGGGCGGCAAGAGCCTTGCAGCAGTCAGCCTCTTGTTCGAAGGGCGCAGCCATGAATCTTCAGAAAGTGGTGCCTTTCGGTGCAGGGCTTGGCGGCGGGAGCAGCGATGCCGCAACGGTTCTCAGGGTACTCAATGAGCTGTGGAAGATTAATGTCTCTTCCGCCGAGCTGCATGAACTTGCCGTAAAACTCGGTGCCGATGTACCTTATTTTCTTGAAATGAAGGGGCTGGCGTTTGCCAGAGGTATTGGTGACGAACTTGAGGATCTCGGTCTCACCCTGCCGTTTCATGTGGTGACCGTTTTTCCCGAAGAGCATATCTCAACGGTATGGGCCTATAAAAATTTCTATCAAAAATTCGACCGACCGGTTCCGGATCTCAGACTGCTTTTGCAGCGGCTTTGTCTGGATGGCGACCGTTCCGTTCTCGGGGCTTTTGAAAATGACTTTGAACCGGCAGTGTTCGATCACTACCCGAAGGTTCGGGTTGTAAAAGAGAGTTTGCTCGATGCCGGCAGTTTTTATGCCTCTCTTTCCGGGAGCGGTTCAGCGGTGTTCGGTCTGTTCGATACGCTGGAAAATGCAGCTGGCGCGGTGTGCGCCATGCAGCAAAAGGGGTATCGGGTTACGCTTACCCCTCCCGGATTTTCCATGGAAGCACAGGCCGGGTCAAGATTATGA